The following proteins are encoded in a genomic region of Falsibacillus pallidus:
- a CDS encoding gamma carbonic anhydrase family protein, which produces MIYPYKDKSPVIADTAYIADFATVTGDVQIGEYSSIWFNTVIRGDVAPTIIGNKVNIQDNSVLHQSPGNPLILEDEVTIGHQVILHSCKIRKKALIGMGSIILDNAEIGEGAFIGAGSLIPQGKVIPPNTLAFGRPAKVIRELNEHDVSEMERISREYAEKGQYYKSISKTQK; this is translated from the coding sequence ATGATTTATCCTTACAAAGACAAATCCCCCGTCATTGCAGATACGGCATACATCGCCGACTTTGCTACTGTAACTGGCGATGTGCAAATAGGGGAATACTCAAGCATCTGGTTCAATACAGTCATTCGGGGTGATGTCGCTCCTACCATCATCGGTAATAAAGTAAATATCCAGGATAATTCCGTCCTTCACCAAAGCCCAGGGAATCCCTTGATCCTGGAGGATGAAGTGACGATCGGGCATCAAGTTATTTTGCATAGCTGTAAAATCCGAAAAAAGGCCCTTATTGGCATGGGCTCCATCATCCTTGATAATGCTGAAATAGGGGAAGGTGCATTTATCGGCGCAGGAAGCCTCATTCCCCAAGGGAAAGTCATTCCTCCTAATACGCTGGCATTCGGAAGACCCGCAAAAGTGATTAGAGAACTAAATGAGCATGACGTCAGTGAAATGGAGCGGATTTCAAGGGAGTACGCTGAAAAAGGACAGTATTATAAGTCAATTTCAAAAACCCAAAAATAG
- the asnB gene encoding asparagine synthase (glutamine-hydrolyzing) has product MCGFIGCVHDRAVELSEKDQQLFKNMNNIITHRGPDDDGYFADGHIQFGFRRLSIIDLEAGHQPLTYENERYWIIFNGEIYNYVELREELLNKGLTFQTSSDTEVIIALYSHMKEKAVEKLRGMFAFVIWDKEEQVLFGARDHFGIKPFFYKEDGNRTFFGSEKKSILLAMDEDVLDYDSVQHYMTYQYVPEPKTMTKGIQKLEPGHYFTKKIGQPMDIKRYWKAAFHPVSKPENEFIKEIKDVLFDSVNMHMRSDVPVGSFLSGGIDSSIIASIAKEHHPNIKTFSVGFERNGFSEIDVAKETADKLGVENISYVITPEEYMKELPKIMWHMDDPLADPACVPLYFVAREARKHVTVVLSGEGADELFGGYNIYREPQSLEVFNKIPDAGKAMLRSLAKILPEGVRGKSFIERGVTPMEERYIGNAKMFSEEEKRELLPKYRTGLDYTSITKPLYSETFGYDPVDRMQYIDIHTWMRGDILLKADKMTMANSLELRVPFLDKNVFDVASKIPTSLKTANGTTKYILRKAAEGVVPDHVLTRKKLGFPVPIRHWLKDEMNEWAKNIIRESETDHIINKQVVLNLLEEHCQGKADNSRKIWTVLVFMIWHAVYKENKYDFQNEYKIKKAETVQP; this is encoded by the coding sequence ATGTGCGGATTTATTGGATGTGTACATGATCGAGCTGTCGAGCTAAGTGAAAAAGATCAGCAGCTTTTTAAAAATATGAATAATATTATTACCCACCGTGGTCCGGATGACGACGGATACTTTGCGGACGGACATATACAGTTCGGATTCCGCCGCTTAAGCATCATCGACTTAGAAGCTGGACATCAGCCTCTTACTTATGAAAATGAGCGCTATTGGATCATCTTTAATGGTGAAATTTATAATTACGTAGAACTTCGCGAAGAGCTTTTGAACAAGGGTCTTACATTCCAGACTTCTTCGGATACAGAAGTCATCATTGCTTTATACAGCCATATGAAAGAAAAGGCAGTGGAAAAACTGCGCGGTATGTTTGCTTTTGTCATCTGGGACAAAGAAGAACAAGTATTATTTGGCGCCAGGGACCATTTCGGCATCAAGCCATTCTTCTATAAAGAAGATGGAAACCGTACGTTCTTTGGCTCAGAGAAGAAGAGCATCCTTTTAGCAATGGATGAGGATGTACTTGACTACGATTCTGTCCAGCATTATATGACATATCAATATGTCCCTGAACCAAAAACGATGACTAAAGGAATCCAAAAGCTTGAGCCGGGTCATTATTTCACGAAAAAAATCGGCCAGCCAATGGATATCAAGCGCTACTGGAAAGCCGCATTTCACCCGGTCTCAAAGCCTGAAAATGAATTTATTAAAGAAATCAAGGATGTTCTATTCGATTCTGTCAATATGCATATGCGAAGCGATGTGCCTGTAGGCTCCTTCCTTTCCGGAGGGATTGATTCATCCATCATCGCCTCTATCGCAAAGGAACACCACCCAAATATCAAGACATTCTCTGTCGGATTCGAACGCAATGGCTTCAGTGAAATCGATGTTGCCAAAGAGACAGCCGACAAGCTTGGTGTTGAAAATATCAGCTATGTGATCACACCGGAAGAATACATGAAGGAACTCCCTAAAATCATGTGGCATATGGATGATCCTTTGGCAGATCCTGCGTGTGTGCCATTGTATTTCGTTGCCCGCGAAGCAAGGAAGCATGTAACGGTCGTCTTATCAGGCGAAGGCGCGGATGAATTATTCGGGGGCTATAATATCTATCGCGAGCCTCAATCGCTCGAAGTATTCAATAAGATTCCTGATGCGGGTAAAGCAATGCTCCGTTCATTGGCAAAAATCCTTCCGGAAGGCGTAAGGGGCAAAAGCTTTATCGAGCGCGGCGTCACCCCAATGGAAGAACGCTACATCGGAAATGCAAAAATGTTCTCCGAAGAAGAAAAACGCGAATTATTGCCTAAGTATAGAACAGGACTGGATTATACCAGTATCACAAAACCTTTATACTCCGAAACATTCGGATATGACCCGGTTGATAGAATGCAATATATCGATATCCATACTTGGATGAGAGGGGATATCCTCTTAAAAGCGGATAAAATGACTATGGCGAACTCTCTGGAATTGCGTGTGCCATTCCTGGATAAGAATGTGTTCGATGTCGCTTCTAAAATTCCGACAAGCTTAAAAACAGCGAATGGAACAACAAAGTATATCCTTCGTAAAGCAGCCGAGGGTGTTGTACCTGACCATGTCCTTACAAGGAAGAAGCTTGGATTCCCTGTACCGATCCGCCATTGGCTGAAAGATGAAATGAACGAGTGGGCGAAAAACATCATCCGCGAAAGCGAAACGGATCATATCATCAATAAGCAAGTGGTTTTGAACCTGCTTGAAGAGCATTGCCAAGGAAAAGCAGACAACAGCAGAAAAATCTGGACAGTCCTTGTCTTCATGATCTGGCATGCTGTATATAAAGAAAACAAGTACGACTTTCAAAACGAATATAAAATAAAAAAAGCAGAAACTGTACAACCTTAA
- the metK gene encoding methionine adenosyltransferase, which translates to MSTKRRLFTSESVTEGHPDKICDQISDSILDAIIAKDANARVACETSVTTGLVLVAGEITTSTYVDIPKIVRETIANIGYTRAKYGFDAETCAVLTSIDEQSADIAMGVDQALEAREGQMSDEEIDAIGAGDQGLMFGFACNETKELMPLPISLAHKLSRRLTEVRKEEILPYLRPDGKTQVTVEYDENDKPVRIDTIVISTQHHPEATLEQIKRNLKEYVIDPVVPKELIDEETKYFINPTGRFVIGGPQGDAGLTGRKIIVDTYGGYARHGGGAFSGKDATKVDRSAAYAARYVAKNIVAAGLADKVEVQLAYAIGVAQPVSISVDTFGTGKVSEDVLVDVIRDNFDLRPAGIIKMLDLRRPIYKQTAAYGHFGRNDLDLPWERTDKAEALKTQALS; encoded by the coding sequence ATGTCAACAAAACGCCGTTTATTTACATCTGAATCTGTTACTGAAGGTCATCCGGATAAAATCTGCGACCAAATTTCAGATTCCATTCTTGATGCAATCATTGCAAAAGATGCCAATGCTCGTGTAGCATGTGAAACTTCAGTGACAACTGGACTTGTCCTTGTCGCAGGGGAAATTACAACAAGTACGTATGTGGATATTCCGAAAATCGTTCGGGAAACCATTGCCAATATCGGATATACTCGTGCAAAATATGGCTTTGATGCTGAAACATGTGCAGTATTGACCTCCATTGATGAGCAGTCTGCGGACATCGCTATGGGTGTAGACCAGGCATTGGAAGCACGTGAAGGCCAAATGTCCGATGAGGAAATCGATGCAATCGGAGCAGGGGACCAAGGTCTTATGTTCGGATTTGCCTGCAACGAAACGAAAGAATTAATGCCATTGCCAATCTCTTTGGCTCATAAATTATCCCGCCGTTTGACTGAAGTTCGTAAAGAAGAGATCCTTCCTTACCTTCGTCCGGATGGAAAAACTCAAGTAACTGTGGAATATGATGAAAACGATAAGCCTGTCCGTATCGACACAATCGTTATTTCCACTCAGCACCACCCTGAAGCTACACTTGAGCAAATCAAGCGCAACTTGAAAGAATACGTCATCGATCCAGTTGTTCCAAAAGAATTGATCGATGAAGAAACAAAATACTTCATCAACCCTACTGGCCGTTTCGTAATCGGAGGACCTCAAGGGGATGCAGGATTGACTGGCCGCAAAATCATCGTTGATACTTACGGCGGATATGCTCGCCACGGCGGTGGTGCATTCTCTGGTAAAGATGCGACTAAAGTTGACCGTTCTGCTGCATACGCTGCTCGCTACGTTGCGAAAAACATCGTCGCTGCAGGATTGGCAGATAAAGTTGAAGTTCAGCTTGCATACGCTATCGGTGTAGCACAGCCAGTATCAATCTCTGTTGATACATTTGGTACAGGAAAAGTTTCGGAAGATGTATTGGTTGATGTAATCCGTGATAACTTTGACCTTCGTCCTGCTGGAATCATCAAGATGCTTGATCTTCGCCGTCCTATCTACAAGCAGACAGCTGCATACGGACACTTCGGACGCAATGATCTTGATCTTCCTTGGGAAAGAACAGATAAAGCTGAAGCATTGAAAACTCAAGCATTAAGCTAA